One genomic region from Paramicrobacterium agarici encodes:
- a CDS encoding TMEM175 family protein, whose product MGNDVYERDSSGYDRALGFFDAIYGFSLTLLIANLDVPPPEAWQSIDTLLAHEVGSQLTGFLISFVVIAVFWRVNHGTIDRLSRIDSRVITVNIIAAGLIIFIPFSTQGMSDPATANYALPTSLYAVNIAAAMVAQSAIVFVARRSEDGADLSRRQWMLWILDAMVGPVVFLASVPVAYVWGGNDAKFVWLALIVLGPLSARLTRAASPASDTASS is encoded by the coding sequence ATGGGCAACGATGTCTATGAACGCGATTCATCCGGGTACGATCGCGCGCTGGGTTTCTTCGACGCGATCTACGGGTTCTCGCTGACGCTCCTGATCGCCAACCTTGATGTGCCGCCACCGGAGGCATGGCAGAGCATCGATACGCTCCTCGCGCATGAGGTCGGCAGCCAGCTGACCGGATTTCTCATCAGCTTCGTCGTGATTGCAGTTTTCTGGCGTGTGAACCATGGAACGATCGACCGCCTGTCGCGCATCGATTCCCGGGTGATCACCGTCAACATCATTGCGGCGGGGCTGATCATCTTCATTCCGTTCTCGACCCAGGGCATGAGCGACCCCGCGACGGCTAACTATGCGCTGCCCACGTCGCTCTACGCTGTCAATATCGCGGCTGCCATGGTGGCGCAGTCCGCCATCGTCTTCGTGGCGCGTCGGAGCGAAGACGGTGCTGATCTTTCACGCAGGCAGTGGATGCTGTGGATACTCGACGCCATGGTCGGGCCTGTGGTCTTTCTCGCGTCGGTACCGGTGGCCTACGTGTGGGGAGGGAACGACGCGAAGTTCGTCTGGCTCGCGCTCATCGTTCTCGGTCCGCTGAGTGCTCGGCTCACGCGTGCGGCATCCCCTGCGTCTGACACAGCATCCTCGTAG
- a CDS encoding inorganic diphosphatase, which yields MAEYDVVVEIPKGSRNKYEVDHETGRVYLDRVLFTNFVYPVDYGYFENTLGLDGDPVDALVLLEYPVFPGVGIKVRPVGVLNMSDEAGSDAKVVCVQYKDPRWQHIQDISDVPEHQRAEIEHFFTRYKDLEPNKWVKIEGWGDVAEAEQIVQAGIAKLAEDGGH from the coding sequence ATGGCCGAGTACGACGTCGTCGTAGAGATCCCCAAGGGCAGCCGCAACAAGTACGAAGTCGACCACGAGACCGGTCGCGTCTATCTCGACCGTGTGCTGTTCACGAATTTTGTGTACCCGGTGGACTACGGCTACTTCGAGAACACCCTCGGCCTCGACGGCGACCCCGTCGACGCGCTTGTTCTGCTCGAGTACCCGGTTTTCCCCGGTGTGGGCATCAAGGTGCGTCCGGTCGGCGTGCTCAACATGAGCGATGAGGCCGGGTCCGACGCCAAGGTCGTCTGTGTTCAGTACAAAGACCCGCGCTGGCAGCACATTCAGGACATCAGCGATGTGCCCGAGCACCAGCGTGCCGAGATCGAGCACTTCTTCACGCGCTACAAGGACCTCGAGCCGAACAAGTGGGTGAAGATCGAGGGCTGGGGCGACGTCGCCGAGGCCGAGCAGATTGTTCAGGCGGGAATCGCCAAGCTCGCAGAGGACGGCGGCCACTGA
- the rfbG gene encoding CDP-glucose 4,6-dehydratase: MTSYFEEASVFVTGHTGFKGAWLCLLLDRLGARVHGYARQTPDDFLYQRAHVSSALEADERGDIRNVEQLTASMRRSGAETVLHLAAQSVVRESYATPRETFSVNVDGTLAVLEAARSTESVRRVVVVTTDKVYRNNEWHWGYREQDMLGGDDPYSASKAAAELATHSFAVSYPREGLAIATARAGNVVGGGDATPDALIPELIGAFRSGRPASLRRPRATRPWQHVLEPLTGYLRLAEKLDSSRHDSAWNFGPSTDEVLTVGSVADELAHLWGDGAQWSAVDDDGPHEAGLLMVDSARARHDLGWSPTLSVREALAYTIDWEKSVDAGASPRSATERQIDDYLAAADRRSARTSPALSR; this comes from the coding sequence ATGACGTCGTACTTTGAGGAAGCCTCAGTTTTTGTCACCGGGCATACTGGGTTCAAGGGCGCATGGCTCTGCCTGCTGCTCGACCGGCTCGGCGCACGGGTGCACGGGTACGCTCGACAGACTCCGGATGACTTCCTGTACCAGCGCGCGCACGTCTCATCTGCTCTGGAGGCCGACGAGCGCGGCGACATCCGCAACGTCGAGCAGCTCACCGCGAGCATGCGGCGCTCCGGTGCCGAGACCGTTCTGCACTTGGCCGCGCAGTCAGTCGTGCGTGAGTCATATGCAACGCCTCGTGAGACGTTCTCTGTCAACGTCGATGGAACGCTCGCTGTGCTTGAGGCTGCGCGCAGCACAGAGTCCGTGCGCCGCGTAGTCGTTGTGACGACGGACAAGGTCTACCGCAACAACGAGTGGCATTGGGGCTATCGCGAACAGGACATGCTGGGAGGCGACGACCCGTACAGCGCGAGCAAAGCGGCGGCGGAACTCGCAACCCACTCGTTCGCCGTCTCTTACCCTCGCGAAGGACTGGCGATCGCGACAGCACGGGCGGGCAACGTCGTCGGGGGAGGCGATGCCACCCCCGACGCGCTCATTCCCGAGTTGATCGGCGCGTTCCGCAGCGGCCGGCCGGCATCGCTCAGGCGCCCACGCGCGACCCGTCCCTGGCAGCACGTTCTCGAACCGCTCACCGGATACCTCAGACTCGCGGAGAAACTGGATTCGTCGCGCCACGACTCGGCCTGGAACTTCGGGCCGTCGACAGACGAAGTGCTGACGGTCGGCTCGGTCGCCGACGAGCTGGCTCATCTCTGGGGCGACGGCGCCCAGTGGTCGGCGGTGGACGATGACGGCCCGCACGAGGCCGGCCTGCTCATGGTCGATTCGGCGCGAGCTCGGCACGACCTCGGCTGGTCGCCCACACTGAGCGTGCGCGAGGCGCTCGCGTACACGATCGACTGGGAGAAGTCGGTCGACGCCGGCGCATCGCCCCGCAGCGCCACCGAGCGCCAGATCGACGACTATCTCGCGGCGGCAGACCGCCGTTCAGCGCGCACGTCACCGGCACTGTCGCGCTGA
- the hpt gene encoding hypoxanthine phosphoribosyltransferase, with translation MHASEIESDLTKVLVTEEQIDAKLEELGRTIDTDYAGKDLLLVGVLKGAVMVMADLSRHLGHNVEMDWMAVSSYGASTKSSGVVQIRKDLDTDIAGRHVLIVEDIIDSGLTLSWLLDNFASRGAASVEVCALLRKPDAAKVTIDCKYVGFDIPSDFVVGYGLDFAERYRNLRDVAVLAPHIYSEE, from the coding sequence ATGCACGCGAGTGAAATTGAGAGCGACCTCACGAAGGTTCTCGTCACGGAAGAGCAGATCGACGCGAAACTCGAAGAACTCGGGCGCACCATCGACACCGACTACGCGGGAAAAGACCTCCTGCTCGTCGGTGTTCTGAAGGGCGCCGTCATGGTCATGGCCGATCTCTCCCGCCACCTCGGACACAACGTTGAGATGGACTGGATGGCGGTCTCGAGCTACGGGGCCAGCACGAAATCGAGCGGCGTCGTTCAGATCCGCAAGGATCTCGACACCGACATCGCCGGCCGCCACGTACTCATCGTCGAGGACATCATCGACTCGGGGCTGACGCTCTCGTGGCTCCTCGACAACTTCGCGTCGCGCGGTGCGGCATCCGTCGAAGTGTGCGCTCTGCTGCGCAAGCCGGATGCTGCGAAAGTGACGATCGACTGCAAGTACGTCGGCTTTGACATCCCGAGCGATTTCGTCGTCGGATACGGTCTCGATTTCGCCGAGCGCTACCGCAATCTTCGTGACGTCGCCGTTCTCGCTCCGCACATCTACTCGGAGGAGTGA
- the tilS gene encoding tRNA lysidine(34) synthetase TilS, whose amino-acid sequence MPSTTSHSPEPGRPRLDSATAAVRLGVRQSLNECSDGAVVLVCVSGGADSMALAAATVFEAKPRSIRVHSITVDHGLQRGSDAVAQRTANALKRWGIEAHLERVQVVDAGGPEAAARQARYRAIDATAQRVGAELVLLGHTLDDQAETVLLGLARGSGAGSLKAMAPLNGRYARPLLGVRRQQTRDSCAARGIDVWDDPQNDDGSFARVRVRNLVLPVLEEQLGPGIAEALARTAEQAREDDDAFEQMIEEFIEEVCEPAEAGIAVEVSALAHNPAALRNRLIRYVAAAEFGVSLSRTHTLAIAALVTEWRGQGPIHVPGIVVSRSDGRLVFTAAEKAHSRSGT is encoded by the coding sequence ATGCCCTCGACAACTTCCCATTCACCTGAGCCAGGACGCCCGCGGCTTGATTCCGCGACCGCTGCCGTGCGTCTTGGCGTACGCCAGAGCCTCAACGAATGCTCCGACGGCGCAGTTGTTCTGGTGTGTGTGAGCGGCGGCGCCGACTCGATGGCACTCGCGGCGGCCACCGTCTTCGAGGCGAAGCCGCGCAGCATCCGCGTGCATTCGATCACCGTGGATCACGGCTTGCAGCGAGGGTCGGATGCTGTCGCGCAACGTACGGCGAACGCTCTCAAAAGGTGGGGGATCGAGGCGCACCTCGAGCGCGTCCAGGTGGTGGATGCCGGTGGGCCGGAGGCCGCGGCACGGCAGGCGCGCTATCGAGCAATCGACGCGACGGCACAGCGCGTCGGGGCAGAGCTCGTGCTGCTCGGGCACACCCTCGACGACCAGGCCGAGACCGTGCTTCTCGGGCTCGCGCGCGGATCGGGTGCCGGAAGCCTGAAGGCGATGGCCCCGCTGAACGGCCGATATGCGCGACCGCTCCTTGGCGTTCGGCGACAGCAGACGCGCGACTCGTGCGCCGCTCGCGGGATCGACGTCTGGGACGATCCGCAGAACGACGACGGGTCCTTTGCACGAGTGCGCGTTCGCAACCTCGTGCTGCCCGTTCTCGAAGAGCAGCTGGGACCGGGCATCGCCGAGGCACTCGCGCGCACCGCCGAGCAGGCGCGCGAAGACGACGACGCGTTCGAGCAGATGATCGAGGAGTTCATCGAAGAGGTGTGTGAGCCGGCCGAGGCCGGGATCGCCGTCGAGGTGAGTGCGCTCGCCCACAACCCGGCGGCGCTGCGCAACCGGCTCATCCGCTACGTCGCTGCCGCCGAGTTCGGTGTGTCGCTCTCACGCACACACACGCTCGCAATCGCCGCGCTCGTCACTGAGTGGCGCGGTCAGGGACCGATTCACGTTCCCGGCATTGTCGTGTCGCGTTCCGACGGGCGTCTGGTGTTCACAGCGGCCGAAAAGGCGCACTCCCGATCAGGCACGTAG
- a CDS encoding SDR family oxidoreductase has product MERSSAPLRGKTALVTGVSRRRGIGYAVARKLAPLGANIVIQHYQRHDENQPWGSDDLEAVRAGLRSSLIGAATMHDHDIDLTDAEAIAPLIESAAHHTGSLDILVCNHAKSGDDGSILDMTPDRLDAHWQTNTRSTILLTAEFARHKAGGTAIEAARPGERITGRGPVDSPTGHVFWTTSGQLHGPMRGEVAYAASKASLAGLTPTVAAELLEWGIVLNTINPGPVNTGYLDPETTDRPLGELQRYLDETPFGRFGRPDDPAELIGWLSTSNGSWVIGQVLTSDGGFSLQ; this is encoded by the coding sequence GTGGAACGCTCCTCGGCGCCGCTTCGAGGCAAGACGGCGCTCGTCACGGGCGTCTCCCGTCGACGCGGCATCGGCTACGCGGTGGCCCGCAAGCTTGCGCCCCTTGGCGCGAACATCGTCATTCAGCATTACCAGCGCCACGACGAGAACCAGCCGTGGGGCAGCGACGACCTCGAGGCTGTTCGAGCGGGCCTCCGATCTTCGCTCATCGGCGCTGCGACCATGCACGATCACGACATCGACTTAACGGATGCTGAAGCGATCGCCCCGCTCATCGAGTCGGCCGCGCATCACACAGGCTCTCTCGACATTCTCGTCTGCAATCATGCCAAGAGCGGCGACGACGGCAGCATCCTCGACATGACGCCTGACCGCCTCGACGCGCACTGGCAGACGAACACCCGGTCCACGATCCTGCTCACCGCTGAGTTTGCCCGGCACAAGGCGGGTGGCACCGCGATCGAGGCCGCACGTCCCGGCGAGCGCATAACCGGCCGCGGGCCCGTCGACTCCCCGACGGGTCACGTGTTCTGGACGACATCGGGCCAGCTGCACGGTCCGATGCGCGGCGAAGTAGCGTATGCGGCGAGCAAAGCGTCGCTCGCCGGACTCACGCCGACCGTCGCGGCCGAGCTTCTCGAATGGGGAATCGTGCTGAACACAATCAATCCCGGGCCGGTCAACACGGGGTACCTGGACCCCGAGACGACGGACCGTCCTCTTGGCGAACTGCAGCGGTATCTAGACGAGACCCCGTTTGGGCGATTCGGGCGTCCGGACGATCCGGCCGAGCTCATCGGTTGGCTCAGCACGAGCAACGGGTCCTGGGTCATCGGTCAGGTACTCACGAGCGACGGTGGCTTCAGCCTGCAGTGA
- the rfbC gene encoding dTDP-4-dehydrorhamnose 3,5-epimerase, whose amino-acid sequence MKTIATDIEGLIVFEPTAHRDERGYFTRTMDVTVLAEAGIDPAGFKQENQSRSYQGVVRGLHGRMNNGEAKLVRCAHGAVLDIAIDARPGSATFGQVRTFLLDDQVHRQVYIPRGFLHGYQALTSVTDFCYRIDDFYGPDEDITISYNDPDLAVAWPAPITIVSERDRNGISWQEYTRLVGMA is encoded by the coding sequence ATGAAGACCATTGCTACTGATATCGAGGGACTCATTGTTTTCGAGCCCACCGCCCATCGCGACGAGCGCGGGTACTTCACGCGCACCATGGACGTGACGGTTCTAGCGGAGGCGGGGATCGACCCTGCGGGCTTTAAGCAAGAGAACCAGTCACGCTCCTATCAGGGTGTTGTTCGCGGATTGCACGGGCGCATGAACAACGGGGAAGCAAAACTCGTGAGGTGCGCACACGGCGCCGTACTTGACATCGCCATCGACGCCCGCCCGGGTTCGGCGACGTTCGGTCAGGTGCGCACGTTCCTTCTCGACGACCAAGTGCATCGCCAGGTCTACATTCCGCGCGGCTTCCTTCACGGCTATCAGGCGCTGACGTCGGTGACGGACTTCTGCTATCGCATCGACGACTTCTACGGCCCAGATGAGGACATCACGATCTCATACAACGACCCCGATCTCGCCGTCGCATGGCCTGCCCCCATCACCATCGTGAGTGAGCGCGACCGCAATGGGATCTCGTGGCAGGAGTACACACGGCTTGTCGGGATGGCGTAA
- a CDS encoding class I SAM-dependent methyltransferase: protein MRSLHTSEPETSWRDRWSGQADGTVVLDLGDQPASDYFPHPTDTLPDPRYPMRMVFAHGSGLLQLEADPTTPEEVMGVEPAALVHQAELCVADATAAGLIRPGSRVLHYPSPHGGSWRPQLEPFHLTEVTDGTADLIVDVHGMMHAADQQAAFRERLDALADDGVMLFMIHNASAIVREGMWNALKNGHFAYYTTPSLVRMAHEIGLVAIGAWSYPLYNNGTTMLAFARRGSSRGGEQAPSVTELIAEETAIGVLDPERLQTSLHTSMVDSVSAIREYLEQAASLGLTVAGYGAASRTAALLSSANVTSDDIVMIADASTAKHGRTMPGSRIPIVSPEDLVAARPDRVLLFVSDLLPEVRNSLPGIEANGGTWVIVDPRPTEIRA from the coding sequence ATGCGCTCGCTCCACACTTCCGAACCCGAAACCTCTTGGCGCGACCGCTGGTCTGGTCAGGCCGACGGAACCGTCGTGCTTGACCTCGGCGATCAGCCAGCATCCGACTATTTCCCTCACCCGACGGATACGCTGCCTGACCCGCGATACCCGATGCGAATGGTGTTCGCCCACGGCAGCGGTCTCCTACAACTCGAGGCGGACCCGACGACCCCCGAGGAGGTCATGGGCGTCGAGCCCGCGGCGCTCGTGCATCAGGCTGAGTTGTGCGTTGCGGACGCGACGGCGGCAGGTCTCATCAGGCCGGGCTCGCGCGTTCTGCACTATCCGAGTCCGCACGGCGGTTCGTGGCGTCCGCAACTCGAGCCGTTCCACCTCACAGAGGTCACCGACGGCACCGCGGACCTCATTGTCGACGTGCACGGCATGATGCACGCTGCAGACCAGCAGGCGGCCTTTCGCGAGCGACTGGACGCGCTCGCCGACGATGGCGTCATGCTGTTCATGATTCACAACGCCTCAGCGATCGTTCGCGAGGGAATGTGGAATGCCCTGAAGAACGGTCATTTCGCGTACTACACCACCCCCTCTCTCGTGCGCATGGCACATGAGATCGGGCTCGTCGCCATCGGCGCGTGGTCGTATCCGCTTTACAACAACGGCACGACGATGCTCGCCTTCGCTCGACGCGGAAGCAGCCGTGGCGGCGAACAAGCACCGTCTGTCACGGAGCTCATTGCCGAAGAGACGGCGATCGGCGTCCTCGATCCCGAGCGACTCCAAACGTCACTTCACACGTCAATGGTGGACTCGGTCAGCGCCATCAGGGAGTACCTCGAGCAGGCAGCATCCCTCGGTCTAACCGTTGCCGGGTACGGCGCCGCCTCGCGAACCGCAGCGCTCCTGAGCTCGGCGAATGTCACATCGGACGATATCGTGATGATCGCCGACGCGTCGACCGCCAAGCACGGCCGGACGATGCCCGGCTCGCGAATCCCGATCGTGTCGCCCGAAGACCTCGTCGCCGCGCGACCGGATCGCGTTCTCTTGTTCGTCTCGGACCTGCTCCCTGAGGTGCGCAACTCCCTCCCCGGCATTGAGGCGAACGGGGGAACATGGGTGATCGTTGATCCGAGACCGACCGAGATTCGCGCCTGA
- a CDS encoding M23 family metallopeptidase, with translation MSKRDREPRAGIFSRPHDGESRSETTRRQVISIGVFGVVTAVAGLTGIAPAWADKYPSWDDVKRAKNNQAAKAEEVKKIKNLIASLQQRVADTKAAEEEAGQKLYDAGIALTEATARAEQLQQQADEKEVEADAAITKAGQLAAQLYRSGGDNASLGLIFDATASGPDDLLAALGSMTKLVEHNQSVYQSALTAKNTAQSLSDQAVVARDERDRLKQEAEEAYEAAQAAAEAARNALAEQESKQETLKAQLEALQDKTSKTVEQYKKGVEERRKAAEAARKAREAAARRAAEEAAKNNGGGGGGGGGGSTGGGGGGGGSSSGWRWPCSGGYITSPFGWRTHPISGTRKFHEGIDISGSSGEAIWAAKGGTIAYAGWYGGYGNYVLINHGGGQYTGYGHMSSIYRWSGWVNAGTAIGAMGSTGNSTGTHLHFEVRNGRWNPVNPLNYV, from the coding sequence ATGTCGAAGCGAGATCGCGAGCCTCGCGCGGGCATTTTCTCGCGACCCCACGACGGAGAATCGCGGTCGGAGACAACGCGGCGACAGGTCATCTCCATCGGCGTCTTCGGCGTCGTCACAGCCGTCGCTGGACTTACCGGCATCGCTCCGGCGTGGGCAGACAAGTACCCGAGCTGGGACGACGTTAAGCGCGCAAAGAACAATCAGGCTGCCAAGGCCGAAGAGGTCAAGAAGATCAAGAACCTCATCGCTTCACTGCAGCAGCGGGTCGCCGACACGAAAGCGGCAGAGGAAGAGGCGGGGCAGAAGCTTTACGACGCCGGTATCGCCCTCACAGAGGCGACGGCTCGCGCCGAGCAGCTGCAGCAGCAGGCGGATGAAAAAGAGGTGGAGGCTGACGCCGCGATAACCAAGGCGGGGCAGCTTGCCGCACAGCTCTACCGGTCGGGTGGAGACAACGCGAGCCTTGGCCTCATCTTTGATGCGACAGCATCCGGACCCGATGACTTGCTCGCCGCGCTCGGCAGCATGACGAAGCTCGTAGAGCACAACCAGTCGGTATACCAGAGCGCCCTCACCGCAAAGAACACGGCGCAGTCGCTGAGCGACCAGGCCGTCGTCGCGCGCGACGAGCGGGATCGGCTGAAGCAGGAGGCCGAAGAAGCATACGAGGCAGCGCAGGCAGCAGCGGAGGCCGCTCGCAACGCTCTCGCCGAGCAGGAGTCCAAACAGGAGACCCTCAAAGCGCAGCTCGAAGCGCTGCAGGACAAGACTTCGAAGACCGTCGAGCAGTACAAGAAGGGCGTCGAAGAGCGCCGCAAGGCCGCAGAAGCTGCCCGCAAGGCACGCGAAGCAGCGGCGAGACGGGCTGCCGAAGAAGCCGCCAAGAACAACGGCGGCGGTGGCGGCGGTGGCGGTGGCGGTTCCACCGGCGGGGGAGGCGGCGGTGGCGGCTCCTCGAGCGGTTGGCGCTGGCCATGCAGCGGCGGCTACATCACCTCGCCATTCGGATGGCGCACGCACCCGATCTCTGGAACGAGAAAGTTCCACGAGGGTATCGACATCTCGGGGAGCTCCGGCGAGGCGATCTGGGCTGCGAAGGGCGGCACCATCGCCTACGCCGGATGGTACGGCGGATACGGCAACTATGTCCTCATCAACCACGGCGGCGGGCAGTACACCGGTTACGGCCACATGAGTTCGATCTACCGCTGGAGCGGATGGGTGAACGCGGGCACGGCCATCGGAGCGATGGGCAGCACGGGAAACTCGACCGGCACGCACCTTCACTTCGAGGTGCGCAACGGGCGTTGGAATCCCGTCAACCCCCTCAACTACGTATAA